In Holophagales bacterium, one DNA window encodes the following:
- a CDS encoding dicarboxylate/amino acid:cation symporter produces MLLGMATGVVLGLAAHAFLAGDPRLAFVLSYVAQPIGKVFLRLLFMLVVPLLFSALVLGITGLGDLKSLGRVGMKTLAYTVVVSAIAVVLGLTLVNLLRPGEGMSEATRARMTAGAADRSAVLAKAAAPKSGMELLTDLVPANPLRAAADGDMLAVMFFSLMFGVGLSLVKTDAAARLEEGIQGLYDVTMRLVDVVISFAPVGVAALLFSLTAEVGVEILVQLARYVGVVVLALAIHQFVVYSLLVRLLGGMSPRVFFRGVEEAMITAFSTASSNATLPTALRVAEEKLRLPPQVARFVLTVGSTANQNGTALFEGVTVLFLAQFYGVHLSLAQQALVLFVCILGGVGTAGVPAGSIPVVAMILGQVGVPVEGIGVILGVDRFLDMCRTTLNVTGDLAAAVVVSRGEPRPAGDPERLGL; encoded by the coding sequence ATGCTCCTCGGGATGGCGACCGGCGTCGTCCTCGGCCTCGCCGCGCACGCCTTCCTGGCCGGCGATCCACGCCTCGCCTTCGTCCTCTCCTACGTCGCCCAGCCGATCGGAAAGGTCTTCCTGCGGCTGCTCTTCATGCTCGTCGTGCCGCTCCTCTTCTCGGCACTGGTGCTCGGCATCACCGGGCTCGGCGACCTGAAGAGCCTCGGGCGCGTCGGAATGAAGACGCTCGCCTACACCGTCGTCGTGTCGGCGATCGCCGTCGTCCTCGGGCTGACGCTGGTCAACCTGCTGCGGCCGGGCGAGGGGATGTCGGAGGCGACGCGCGCGCGGATGACCGCCGGAGCCGCGGACCGTTCCGCGGTGCTGGCGAAGGCGGCGGCGCCGAAGAGCGGCATGGAGCTGCTCACCGATCTCGTGCCGGCCAACCCGCTGCGCGCCGCGGCCGACGGCGACATGCTGGCCGTGATGTTCTTCTCGTTGATGTTCGGCGTCGGGCTGTCGCTGGTGAAAACGGATGCGGCCGCGCGCCTCGAGGAGGGGATCCAGGGGCTCTACGACGTGACGATGCGCCTGGTCGACGTGGTCATCTCGTTCGCTCCGGTGGGGGTGGCGGCGCTGCTCTTCTCGCTCACCGCCGAGGTCGGCGTCGAGATCCTCGTACAGCTCGCCCGCTACGTCGGCGTCGTGGTGCTGGCCCTGGCGATCCATCAGTTCGTCGTCTACTCGCTGCTCGTCCGGCTGCTCGGCGGGATGAGCCCGCGCGTCTTCTTCCGCGGCGTCGAGGAGGCGATGATCACCGCCTTCTCGACGGCCTCTTCGAACGCGACCCTGCCGACGGCGCTGCGGGTCGCCGAGGAGAAGCTGCGGTTACCGCCCCAGGTCGCCCGCTTCGTGCTCACCGTCGGCTCGACGGCCAACCAGAACGGCACGGCGCTCTTCGAGGGGGTCACCGTGCTCTTCCTGGCGCAGTTCTACGGCGTGCATCTGTCGCTCGCCCAGCAGGCGCTGGTGCTCTTCGTCTGCATCCTCGGCGGCGTCGGCACGGCCGGCGTACCGGCTGGCTCGATTCCGGTGGTGGCGATGATCCTCGGCCAGGTCGGCGTGCCGGTCGAAGGGATCGGCGTCATCCTCGGCGTCGACCGCTTCCTCGACATGTGCCGCACGACGCTCAACGTCACCGGCGATCTCGCGGCGGCCGTGGTCGTCTCGCGCGGCGAGCCGCGGCCGGCCGGCGATCCGGAGCGTCTCGGACTGTGA
- a CDS encoding RNA polymerase sigma factor yields the protein MDGALDSMGILATAGLTEAELEELLPRLQRPVLRLLLSELGDLADLETAESLTQECFLRAFRHRARFRGDGSPEGWILRIAANLARDHRKSRAQRFWRRLLRIEARDDETDRHGQPMPPLDPADATPNAEHQLLHREAAERLRRRAAALPERQRLVFHLRFVEEMPLERIAATLGLATGSVKSHLSRAVATLRRDLAD from the coding sequence GTGGACGGAGCGCTCGACAGCATGGGGATCCTGGCCACCGCTGGCCTCACCGAGGCCGAGCTCGAAGAGCTCCTGCCGCGCCTGCAACGGCCGGTGCTGCGCCTGCTGCTTTCCGAGCTCGGCGATCTCGCCGATCTCGAGACGGCCGAATCGCTCACCCAGGAGTGCTTCCTGCGGGCCTTTCGGCATCGCGCCCGATTCCGCGGCGACGGCTCCCCGGAGGGCTGGATTCTGCGCATCGCCGCCAATCTCGCCCGCGACCACCGCAAGAGCCGCGCGCAGCGCTTCTGGCGGCGCCTGCTGCGAATCGAGGCGCGCGACGACGAGACGGATCGTCACGGTCAACCCATGCCGCCGCTCGATCCCGCCGATGCCACGCCGAACGCCGAGCATCAGCTCCTGCACCGCGAAGCGGCCGAGCGCCTGCGGCGGCGCGCCGCCGCGCTCCCGGAGCGCCAGCGGCTCGTCTTCCACCTGCGTTTCGTCGAGGAGATGCCGCTCGAACGGATCGCCGCCACGCTCGGACTGGCCACCGGCTCGGTCAAGAGCCACCTGTCCCGCGCTGTCGCGACACTGCGGCGCGATCTCGCCGATTGA
- a CDS encoding periplasmic heavy metal sensor, whose product MPNRLRSTLVLLVLAAPLAAQSPEGLPPGAPAAPFGRPAGGRPAPGSFGAPHPSPDRWWGDRRLLPALDLPAEQLARLEATYQSARGELDALDRRVGASAAELARQTRDAAPTAAALALAVDAWTTARRDLEVAHLRLLLTLRSQLSLEQWRRLRELQRSGPAPAGPGPHPRDDSRVAPETRPSPRTLPEPNLGPRPPGPIGPPGGFAPSPPGNTGNRAIAAPRGVGLPAGPPLPPGLWWHDEDGPRLPIDLADGQREELDAVFARRRGALEAARAALEREERLLGPRLAAEPVELAPALDQVARVADARRDLERELLGLRTALWMELTPGQRQQLLQALPPLPPRDGPPRD is encoded by the coding sequence ATGCCGAACCGGTTGCGCTCGACCCTGGTCCTGCTCGTGCTGGCCGCCCCGCTCGCCGCCCAGAGCCCGGAAGGCCTGCCGCCCGGCGCACCCGCCGCGCCGTTCGGTCGACCGGCGGGCGGACGACCCGCGCCGGGCTCGTTCGGCGCGCCACACCCCTCCCCGGACCGCTGGTGGGGCGATCGACGGTTGCTCCCCGCCCTCGACCTGCCCGCCGAGCAGCTGGCGCGCCTCGAGGCGACCTATCAGAGTGCCCGGGGCGAGCTCGACGCGCTCGATCGCCGCGTCGGCGCGTCGGCGGCCGAGCTCGCTCGCCAGACTCGCGATGCCGCTCCCACGGCTGCCGCCCTCGCTCTCGCCGTCGACGCCTGGACGACCGCACGCCGCGATCTTGAGGTCGCCCACCTGCGGCTCCTGCTCACACTCCGCTCGCAACTCTCGCTCGAGCAGTGGCGTCGGCTGCGAGAGTTGCAGCGCAGCGGCCCGGCTCCGGCCGGCCCCGGCCCGCACCCGAGAGACGACTCGCGTGTCGCGCCGGAGACTCGTCCGTCGCCGAGAACGCTCCCCGAGCCGAACCTCGGTCCCCGGCCGCCCGGGCCCATCGGACCTCCCGGGGGATTCGCCCCCTCGCCGCCCGGAAACACCGGAAATCGCGCGATCGCCGCTCCCCGCGGGGTCGGGCTGCCGGCCGGACCGCCACTGCCGCCGGGTCTCTGGTGGCACGACGAGGACGGGCCGCGGCTGCCGATCGACCTCGCGGACGGCCAGCGCGAGGAGCTCGACGCGGTTTTCGCGCGACGGCGCGGCGCGCTCGAAGCCGCCCGGGCCGCGCTCGAGCGCGAGGAGCGCCTCCTCGGCCCTCGCCTCGCCGCCGAGCCGGTCGAGCTGGCGCCGGCGCTCGACCAGGTCGCGCGTGTCGCCGACGCGCGCCGCGATCTCGAGCGCGAGTTGCTCGGCCTGCGCACCGCGCTCTGGATGGAGTTGACGCCGGGTCAGCGGCAGCAGCTGCTGCAGGCGCTGCCGCCGCTGCCGCCACGAGACGGTCCGCCGCGCGACTGA
- a CDS encoding esterase-like activity of phytase family protein, translated as MSVRSLCRFAAAVVAWYSLWAVPRAAAAPLDPPAASPAPRISGLEFRGRAILAKGLPFSGTVVGGLSGLAYDAGSRTFWAMCDDRGDHPERGPVRLYRLRPDFSDGRLDDGDLVPVEVLPITGPLDRPYSPKAIDPEGIALVGGGFLLSSEGIAPQGVPPFIARFGPDGRFREELALPEELRPVAGGETHGVRLNLALESLALSPDARYLFTATENALVQDGPAADVGQQSPSRILRFDRTAGDRVAEFVYLVDAVAGKPASADAYRVRGLVDLLPLDGEHLLALEREFVVGVGNAVRLYEISLAGATDVSGLASLAGASFVPVDKRLLVDFADLGVHVENFEGIAFGPELPDGRGSLLVVSDDNFNPAQETTSFLLFAVDREPATIARVQGAAHRSPFEGWWLAGVDGVVTAVDGAGRDPGFFFESTTPDDDPATSEGVFVSWPAATRLAPGQAVSVNGRVEEIAQGKGLPVTRLRAGAVAPASGATLLPPPLRLGEMHRIPSRIDGDGLTRFAPADDAIDFWESLEGMRVELAGGDVVGPSSSFGELVLRPDGAAATRRTPVGGVRLGEDGPDLQRVLLVRRFVSELPAVDVGDRITGGASPIVGVVDYSFSNYKLLPLAPVVAELRGRSCGEVSTLRSDSRHLTVATFNVENLSAAGDPQRFVRIGDAIARRMGSPALVAVEEIQDDSGPTKGDGVVTSSATLGKVVDGVVAAGGPRYQAIWIDPALDREGGQPGGNIRVALLVDPARAELVRRGPEGGMPGPLASSEVVGRGRKLALSLSPGRVAPTSPAFDLREGEGVRRSLVVELRALGRPLFVVVNHWSSKYDDDRPFGAVQPPRTPTSSKREAQAREIRGFVERLLGADPAARVVVLGDLNDFEHAPAVRALAAPPLENLLLRVPEADRYSFNFEGASQLLDHVVVSPELRRGAEVDLVHLDADCADAKRVSDHDPVVVRLRLR; from the coding sequence ATGTCCGTTCGTTCTCTCTGTCGTTTCGCCGCCGCCGTCGTCGCGTGGTACAGCCTGTGGGCGGTGCCCCGCGCTGCCGCCGCGCCACTCGACCCTCCCGCAGCGTCGCCCGCTCCGCGGATTTCCGGGCTCGAGTTTCGTGGGCGTGCCATCCTGGCCAAGGGCCTGCCGTTCAGCGGTACGGTGGTGGGGGGACTCTCGGGACTGGCTTACGACGCCGGAAGCCGGACCTTCTGGGCGATGTGCGACGACCGCGGCGATCATCCGGAACGCGGTCCGGTGCGGCTCTACCGGCTGCGCCCCGACTTCTCCGACGGCCGGCTCGACGACGGCGACCTCGTGCCCGTCGAGGTCCTGCCGATCACCGGACCGCTCGACCGGCCGTACTCGCCGAAGGCGATCGATCCAGAGGGGATCGCTCTCGTCGGTGGCGGCTTTCTGCTCTCGAGCGAGGGCATCGCGCCCCAGGGTGTACCGCCGTTCATCGCGCGCTTCGGGCCCGACGGCCGCTTCCGCGAAGAGCTCGCCCTGCCGGAGGAGCTGCGTCCCGTGGCCGGCGGCGAGACGCACGGAGTGCGGCTCAATCTGGCGCTCGAGAGCCTCGCTCTGAGCCCGGACGCGCGCTACCTCTTCACCGCGACGGAGAACGCCCTGGTGCAGGACGGCCCGGCGGCGGACGTGGGGCAGCAGAGCCCGTCGCGCATCCTTCGCTTCGACCGCACGGCGGGCGACCGCGTGGCGGAGTTCGTCTACCTCGTCGACGCCGTCGCGGGCAAGCCGGCGAGCGCCGACGCCTACCGCGTTCGTGGGCTGGTCGACCTGTTGCCGCTTGACGGCGAGCACCTGCTGGCGCTCGAGCGCGAGTTCGTCGTCGGCGTCGGCAACGCCGTGCGCCTCTACGAGATCTCGCTGGCCGGCGCCACTGACGTCTCCGGCCTCGCCTCGCTGGCCGGGGCGAGCTTCGTGCCGGTGGACAAGCGCCTGCTCGTCGACTTCGCCGATCTCGGGGTGCATGTCGAGAACTTCGAAGGGATCGCCTTCGGGCCGGAGCTTCCGGACGGGCGCGGCAGTCTGCTCGTGGTCAGCGACGACAACTTCAATCCGGCGCAGGAGACGACGAGCTTCCTGCTGTTCGCGGTCGACCGCGAACCGGCGACGATCGCTCGCGTCCAGGGGGCAGCGCATCGCTCGCCGTTCGAAGGCTGGTGGCTCGCTGGCGTCGACGGGGTGGTGACGGCCGTCGACGGCGCGGGGCGAGATCCTGGCTTCTTCTTCGAGTCGACGACGCCCGACGACGATCCCGCCACCTCCGAGGGGGTCTTCGTCTCCTGGCCTGCCGCCACCAGGCTCGCGCCGGGCCAGGCGGTCTCGGTCAATGGACGGGTGGAGGAGATCGCCCAGGGCAAAGGGCTCCCGGTGACCCGCCTGCGGGCAGGCGCGGTCGCGCCGGCCTCCGGAGCGACTCTCCTGCCGCCACCGCTGCGGCTCGGCGAGATGCATCGCATTCCTTCGCGCATCGACGGCGACGGCCTGACGCGATTCGCCCCCGCCGACGACGCGATCGATTTCTGGGAGAGCCTCGAGGGGATGCGAGTCGAGCTCGCGGGCGGCGACGTCGTCGGGCCGAGCTCGTCGTTCGGAGAGCTGGTGCTGCGGCCGGACGGCGCGGCGGCGACCCGGCGCACGCCCGTGGGCGGCGTGCGTCTGGGCGAAGACGGCCCGGACCTTCAGCGAGTGCTCCTGGTGCGGCGATTCGTCTCCGAGCTGCCGGCGGTCGACGTCGGAGACCGCATCACCGGCGGCGCCTCGCCGATCGTCGGGGTGGTCGACTACTCGTTCTCGAACTACAAGCTCCTGCCCTTGGCCCCGGTCGTTGCCGAGCTCCGTGGACGCTCGTGCGGCGAGGTCAGCACGCTGCGGTCGGATTCCCGTCACCTGACCGTGGCGACGTTCAATGTCGAGAACCTCTCGGCGGCCGGCGATCCCCAGCGCTTCGTGCGGATCGGCGACGCCATCGCACGGCGGATGGGATCGCCCGCTCTCGTGGCAGTCGAAGAGATCCAGGACGACTCGGGTCCGACGAAGGGGGACGGGGTGGTCACCTCGTCGGCGACCCTCGGGAAGGTGGTCGACGGCGTGGTCGCCGCCGGTGGCCCGCGGTACCAGGCGATCTGGATCGACCCGGCGCTCGATCGCGAAGGAGGGCAGCCGGGTGGGAACATCCGGGTCGCCCTGCTCGTCGATCCGGCGCGCGCCGAGCTCGTGCGCCGCGGTCCCGAAGGCGGCATGCCCGGGCCGCTCGCGTCGAGCGAGGTGGTCGGTCGCGGGCGCAAGCTCGCGCTCTCGCTCTCGCCCGGCCGGGTCGCGCCGACGTCGCCGGCCTTCGATCTGCGCGAGGGCGAAGGGGTACGACGCTCGCTCGTCGTCGAGCTGCGCGCGCTCGGCCGGCCGCTCTTCGTCGTCGTCAACCACTGGTCGTCGAAGTACGACGACGACCGGCCGTTCGGTGCCGTCCAGCCACCTCGCACCCCGACCTCGAGCAAGCGCGAGGCGCAGGCGCGCGAGATTCGCGGCTTCGTCGAGCGGCTGCTCGGTGCCGACCCGGCGGCGCGTGTCGTCGTGCTCGGCGACCTGAACGACTTCGAGCATGCGCCGGCGGTGCGAGCGCTCGCCGCGCCGCCGCTCGAAAACCTGCTGCTGCGGGTCCCCGAGGCCGATCGCTACAGTTTCAACTTCGAGGGGGCGTCGCAGCTGCTCGATCACGTCGTGGTGTCCCCGGAGCTGCGGCGCGGAGCAGAGGTCGACCTCGTCCATCTCGACGCCGACTGCGCCGACGCCAAGCGCGTGAGCGACCACGACCCGGTGGTCGTCCGGCTGCGGCTGCGCTGA
- a CDS encoding PAS domain S-box protein, with the protein MIPGATSRLVVSCLAAATFAVAAVVAVLGLDGKPGGGSPLVWLAAGLLGATVLVLYVASRRRTEARLREAERKYRDLVEQSPAIVYLDEVGGPWRYLSPKVEEVLGYPVADLADGRERWLAHVVPEDRDRVREQVQGEFREGQGVGLEYRMIRRSGELAWIRDEARAARDPDRGAWLLRGVAHDITASKRAEIERQALLQIMQGLVSVTDPSDYLRLVHQAVRRVMLAESFYTLLHDPVTGRFTTLYADAAAEDTPLDPEQLDRGVAAHVFRADEALALDPPAFDRLMADGVVATPGRPAKAWLGAPLRGRERTLGVLAVQNYTAASRYTERDRDFLVSVAAQVAVAIERQQADEALRDSEARYRLVSENLAESVWTVDAETLRITYASPSTERVRGLTPQEAMEQTLDQVLTPSSLAKALRLLAERPMVPGLPPHTDELEQYHKDGSVLLTEVTTSFALDKNGRIQIVGISRDITERRRAEEALQRSQRNLEMAQEVAHLGSWELDVATGFGVWSDEMYRLFRRDPALGVPPLDEFLSWVAPGDRDALLAAQARAFERRESVRIEYRTQIAIGEESHFEAILSPVVDEDGRLVCMAGTALDVTRRKRAEIARRQTEAALLENEVRLREAQRIASLGVWELDLRRNLLTWSDEIYRIFGVSPQSFAATYEAFLERVHPEDREIVNHAYTRSLATRQPYEADHRLLLDDGTVKYVHERCETWYDDDGMPLRSVGTVRDVTEAKLATERISLLSRVVEQMEDTVLITDVAGRIEYVNPAFERQFGYSRDEAIGSNPRMLKSGLEPPEIYQRLWATILRGETFQAEMRSRRKDGELIEETKTITPIRDDHGRIVRFVATGRDITARKRMEHDPSERLKELTGLRRI; encoded by the coding sequence ATGATCCCGGGGGCGACGTCCCGTCTCGTCGTCTCGTGCCTCGCCGCCGCCACCTTCGCGGTCGCAGCGGTCGTCGCCGTGCTCGGACTCGACGGAAAGCCGGGCGGCGGCAGCCCGCTCGTCTGGCTGGCTGCAGGTCTACTGGGAGCAACGGTCCTCGTTCTCTATGTCGCCTCCAGGCGGCGCACCGAAGCTCGGCTGCGCGAAGCCGAAAGGAAATACCGCGATCTCGTCGAACAGTCCCCGGCCATCGTCTACCTCGACGAGGTCGGCGGTCCCTGGCGCTACCTCAGCCCAAAGGTCGAGGAGGTCCTCGGCTATCCGGTCGCCGACCTCGCGGACGGCCGGGAGCGCTGGCTCGCCCACGTCGTCCCCGAGGATCGCGACCGCGTCCGCGAACAGGTACAGGGTGAGTTTCGAGAGGGTCAGGGCGTCGGCCTCGAGTATCGGATGATCCGCCGCTCGGGCGAGCTCGCCTGGATCCGCGACGAAGCCCGAGCCGCGCGCGACCCGGACCGTGGAGCCTGGCTCCTGCGCGGCGTCGCGCACGACATCACCGCCAGCAAACGCGCCGAGATCGAACGGCAGGCCCTGCTGCAGATCATGCAGGGCCTGGTCTCCGTCACCGACCCGTCCGACTACCTCCGACTCGTCCACCAGGCGGTTCGCCGAGTCATGCTCGCGGAGAGTTTCTACACGCTCCTCCACGACCCGGTCACCGGACGATTCACCACGCTCTACGCCGACGCCGCCGCCGAGGACACCCCGCTCGACCCGGAACAGCTCGATCGCGGCGTCGCGGCTCACGTCTTCCGGGCCGACGAGGCTCTCGCCCTGGACCCTCCGGCCTTCGACCGGCTCATGGCCGACGGGGTCGTCGCCACGCCAGGACGGCCCGCCAAAGCCTGGCTCGGCGCCCCACTGCGTGGGCGCGAACGCACGCTCGGCGTCCTCGCCGTCCAGAACTACACGGCGGCGAGCCGCTACACGGAACGCGATCGCGACTTCCTCGTCTCGGTCGCCGCGCAGGTCGCCGTCGCCATCGAGCGCCAGCAGGCCGACGAAGCGCTGCGCGACAGCGAGGCCCGGTACCGACTGGTTTCGGAGAACCTCGCCGAGTCGGTCTGGACGGTCGACGCCGAGACCCTCCGCATCACCTACGCCAGCCCGTCGACCGAACGGGTTCGCGGCCTGACGCCGCAGGAGGCGATGGAGCAGACCCTCGACCAGGTGCTGACCCCGTCGTCCCTCGCCAAGGCACTGCGGCTGCTCGCCGAGCGGCCGATGGTCCCGGGGCTCCCTCCACACACCGACGAGTTGGAGCAGTACCACAAGGACGGCTCGGTGCTGCTCACCGAGGTCACCACCAGCTTCGCCCTGGACAAGAACGGTCGGATCCAGATCGTCGGCATCTCTCGAGACATCACCGAGCGACGCCGCGCCGAGGAGGCCCTGCAGCGCAGCCAGCGCAATCTCGAGATGGCGCAGGAAGTCGCCCATCTCGGCAGCTGGGAGCTCGACGTCGCCACCGGTTTCGGCGTCTGGTCCGACGAGATGTACCGCCTCTTCCGGCGCGATCCGGCGCTCGGCGTCCCGCCGCTCGACGAGTTCCTCTCCTGGGTCGCCCCAGGCGACCGTGACGCGTTGCTCGCCGCCCAGGCGCGCGCCTTCGAGCGGCGCGAGTCGGTACGCATCGAGTACCGCACGCAGATCGCCATCGGCGAGGAGTCGCACTTCGAGGCGATCCTCTCGCCGGTGGTCGACGAGGACGGCCGCCTCGTCTGCATGGCCGGCACGGCGCTCGACGTCACGCGGCGCAAGCGGGCGGAGATCGCGCGCCGGCAGACCGAGGCGGCGCTGCTCGAGAACGAGGTCCGTCTGCGGGAGGCTCAGCGGATCGCCAGCCTCGGCGTCTGGGAGCTCGATCTCAGGCGCAACCTCCTGACCTGGTCGGACGAGATCTACCGCATCTTCGGCGTCTCCCCGCAGTCATTCGCCGCGACCTACGAGGCCTTCCTCGAGCGGGTCCATCCAGAGGATCGGGAGATCGTCAACCACGCCTACACCCGCTCGCTCGCCACGCGTCAGCCCTACGAAGCCGACCATCGCCTGCTGCTCGACGACGGCACCGTCAAGTACGTCCACGAGCGCTGCGAGACCTGGTACGACGACGACGGCATGCCGCTGCGCTCGGTCGGCACGGTGCGGGACGTCACCGAGGCGAAGCTGGCCACCGAACGGATCAGCCTGCTCTCGCGCGTCGTCGAGCAGATGGAAGACACGGTGCTGATCACTGACGTCGCCGGAAGAATCGAGTACGTCAACCCGGCGTTCGAGCGCCAGTTTGGCTACTCGCGAGACGAAGCGATCGGGAGCAATCCGCGAATGCTCAAGTCGGGGCTCGAACCGCCCGAGATCTACCAGCGTCTCTGGGCCACCATCCTGCGCGGCGAGACGTTCCAGGCAGAGATGCGCAGTCGTCGCAAAGACGGCGAGCTGATCGAGGAGACAAAGACGATCACGCCGATCCGCGACGACCACGGGCGCATCGTCCGCTTCGTCGCAACCGGGAGAGACATCACGGCCCGCAAGCGGATGGAGCACGACCCGAGCGAACGGCTCAAAGAGCTCACCGGCCTGCGCCGGATCTAG
- a CDS encoding cysteine hydrolase produces the protein MSSALLLVDIQNDYFPDGAKALPGAVAAGERAALLLADARDRGLPVVHIQHVAVRPGATFFLPATFGVQVHACVAPRSGEPVFVKHFPSAFRDTPLLAHLRDQGISSLRIAGMMTQMCIDTTTRAAADHGFECVLAHDACAASSLAFAGRVLDAADVHAAFVAALDGTFAAARSVDEICRGA, from the coding sequence ATGAGCTCGGCGCTGCTGCTCGTCGATATCCAGAACGACTATTTCCCCGACGGCGCCAAGGCGTTGCCGGGGGCCGTCGCCGCCGGCGAGCGCGCCGCTCTGCTGCTCGCCGACGCACGGGATCGAGGTCTGCCCGTCGTCCACATCCAGCACGTCGCCGTGCGCCCGGGGGCGACCTTCTTCCTTCCCGCGACCTTCGGGGTGCAGGTGCACGCCTGTGTCGCGCCTCGTTCCGGCGAGCCGGTCTTCGTCAAGCACTTCCCCAGCGCCTTTCGTGACACGCCCCTGCTCGCGCACCTGCGCGACCAGGGCATCTCAAGCTTGCGGATCGCCGGGATGATGACCCAGATGTGCATCGACACGACGACGCGCGCCGCCGCGGATCACGGGTTCGAGTGCGTCCTCGCTCACGACGCCTGCGCCGCGAGCTCGCTCGCCTTCGCCGGACGGGTCCTCGACGCGGCAGACGTTCACGCGGCCTTTGTCGCCGCGCTCGACGGAACCTTCGCCGCGGCCCGTTCGGTCGACGAGATCTGCCGCGGCGCCTGA
- a CDS encoding PAS domain-containing protein — MKGPPPVRRGRLRPGTGARPPGAVDGADGLDAAPDGFRPILDGLVEPVFVKDREHRFVFVNRAFCALLGLPREALLGMTGAARLPEGEMAAFFRTDDEVIATGGTLVLEQTVTDARGVVHQVVTKKSRLGGPSGQPLIVGILREVTAERQADRELQETLQRLRESEARQRALLDGITDLAWLKDAAGRYLAVNEPFCEACGRPASEVIGKDARAIWPAVQASKYLERDARVLATGKPERAEGPLLRSDGSTAWLETIEVPVYGEQGEVVGTAGVARDCSVRRREEEEIRQAVLSQEAANRELDAFASSVSHDLKAPLRRIGSFSEALLEDHGDGLGETGRDFVERIRRSAAQMEGLIGHLLELSRSTQGPLRLDQFDLGWSAAKVVRHLREAEPQRQVEVDIAPGLRVEGDPELMHLVVENLLGNAWKFTRPVARPHVQLGRVDAGPPGMGGLTEQTFFVRDNGVGFDPTQARRLFVPFQRLHRQEEFPGTGIGLATVRRIIHRHGGRIWAESEIGAGATFYFTLPKGASG, encoded by the coding sequence GTGAAGGGCCCGCCGCCGGTTCGTCGCGGTCGGCTTCGGCCGGGGACGGGGGCCCGCCCTCCGGGAGCGGTTGACGGGGCCGACGGGCTCGACGCCGCTCCGGACGGCTTTCGACCGATCCTCGACGGCCTCGTCGAGCCGGTCTTCGTCAAGGACCGGGAGCATCGATTCGTCTTCGTGAATCGGGCGTTCTGTGCCCTTCTCGGCCTTCCGCGCGAGGCGCTCCTCGGGATGACCGGTGCCGCGAGGCTTCCCGAGGGCGAGATGGCGGCCTTCTTTCGCACCGACGACGAGGTGATCGCCACCGGCGGCACTCTGGTTCTCGAGCAGACAGTGACGGACGCCCGCGGCGTGGTCCACCAGGTGGTGACGAAGAAGAGCCGACTCGGCGGCCCCAGCGGGCAGCCGCTGATCGTCGGGATCCTGCGCGAGGTCACCGCCGAGCGGCAGGCGGATCGGGAGCTCCAAGAGACCCTTCAGCGGTTGCGGGAGTCGGAGGCCCGACAACGCGCGCTCCTCGACGGCATCACCGACCTCGCCTGGCTGAAAGACGCCGCAGGACGCTACCTGGCCGTCAACGAGCCGTTTTGCGAAGCTTGCGGTCGCCCGGCAAGCGAGGTCATCGGCAAGGACGCCCGCGCCATCTGGCCGGCGGTGCAGGCCAGCAAGTACCTCGAGCGCGATGCGCGCGTGTTGGCGACTGGAAAGCCCGAGCGCGCCGAGGGGCCCCTGCTGCGCAGCGACGGCAGCACCGCCTGGCTCGAGACGATCGAAGTGCCGGTGTACGGCGAGCAGGGGGAGGTCGTCGGTACGGCGGGCGTGGCGAGGGACTGCTCGGTCCGCCGTCGCGAGGAGGAGGAGATCCGCCAGGCCGTGCTCAGCCAGGAGGCCGCCAACCGCGAGCTCGACGCCTTCGCCAGCTCCGTTTCCCACGACCTGAAGGCGCCGCTGCGCCGGATCGGCAGCTTCTCCGAGGCGTTGCTCGAGGACCACGGCGACGGTCTCGGCGAGACCGGGCGCGACTTCGTCGAGCGGATCCGTCGCTCCGCGGCGCAGATGGAGGGGCTCATCGGCCACCTGCTCGAGCTCTCGCGCTCGACCCAGGGTCCGCTGCGCCTCGATCAGTTCGATCTCGGATGGTCCGCCGCCAAGGTCGTTCGCCACTTGCGGGAGGCCGAGCCACAGCGGCAGGTCGAGGTCGACATCGCTCCCGGGTTGCGGGTCGAAGGGGATCCGGAGCTGATGCACCTCGTCGTGGAGAACCTCCTCGGCAATGCCTGGAAGTTCACCCGGCCGGTCGCACGCCCGCACGTGCAGCTCGGTCGAGTCGACGCCGGGCCGCCGGGGATGGGTGGGCTCACCGAGCAGACCTTCTTCGTGCGCGACAACGGTGTCGGCTTCGATCCCACCCAGGCTCGGCGGCTCTTCGTGCCCTTCCAGCGGCTCCACCGCCAGGAGGAGTTTCCGGGTACGGGGATCGGACTGGCCACGGTCCGACGGATCATCCACCGCCATGGCGGCAGGATCTGGGCGGAGTCCGAGATCGGCGCCGGAGCGACCTTCTACTTCACCTTGCCGAAGGGCGCCTCCGGATAG